In one Brevibacterium sp. CBA3109 genomic region, the following are encoded:
- a CDS encoding polysialyltransferase family glycosyltransferase, whose protein sequence is MTQIIQVSTQYQLANIVALIRAGHLGGTEMRRILVIANNSFAPELTPAADDMPGSASLLTCFDLIVDWNATIWPNHPKTFGISGERAPIMARSLRSEWAIAENEPIDLIVESLPGHPAGVLTQIFTTARISVHSDGLMSYGPIRNPLSLPQYQRLQAIYYTDLLPGITPRQLVEHSPERVVLPAADLKSVIEDMAAEVAPELAAAKLCDPIPEAGMVLGQYLAQIDLITAEEELDLHLQMIDEVKARGLSAVIFKPHPTSARTTTEPLRQRSLELGLEFVLADVPLLAEIVIATTRPCLVVSCYSTGLATARALFGTDTAAIGTSMMLQVLAPYQNSNRIPLTIVDALHTGGYVLPGELAEVTPGPPATTPVNAESGTKPARTKPTGTKDLGPLIDAVTYCMQSETASHLRGNASDFLESAVGGQDMKYFKRKRLTKLDLPGRLEIPSHRKGLSSAKRRLRTQAKHAQHILKTYGISIDGPKLVPKVKSTLSSRLGGGRDR, encoded by the coding sequence ATGACCCAGATCATCCAGGTCTCCACCCAGTACCAGCTCGCGAACATCGTCGCCCTGATCCGCGCCGGACACCTCGGTGGCACCGAGATGCGCCGGATCCTCGTCATCGCCAACAACTCCTTCGCCCCAGAGCTGACTCCCGCCGCGGATGACATGCCCGGATCGGCCAGCCTGCTGACCTGCTTCGATCTCATCGTCGACTGGAATGCCACCATCTGGCCCAACCACCCGAAGACCTTCGGGATCTCCGGCGAACGCGCCCCCATCATGGCGAGATCGCTGCGCTCGGAATGGGCGATCGCGGAGAACGAACCCATCGATCTCATCGTCGAGTCCCTGCCCGGCCACCCGGCCGGTGTGCTCACCCAGATCTTCACCACCGCGAGAATTTCGGTGCACTCCGATGGGCTGATGAGCTACGGCCCGATCCGCAATCCGCTGTCCCTGCCGCAATACCAGCGCCTCCAGGCGATCTACTACACGGACCTCCTGCCGGGCATCACCCCACGTCAGCTGGTCGAGCACTCCCCCGAGCGTGTGGTGCTGCCGGCCGCGGACCTGAAGTCGGTCATCGAGGACATGGCCGCCGAGGTGGCCCCGGAGTTGGCGGCGGCGAAACTCTGCGATCCGATCCCCGAGGCTGGAATGGTCCTGGGCCAGTACCTCGCCCAGATCGACCTCATCACCGCCGAGGAGGAGCTGGATCTGCACCTGCAGATGATCGATGAGGTCAAGGCTCGCGGACTGTCGGCTGTCATCTTCAAACCACACCCCACCTCGGCGCGGACGACGACCGAACCATTGCGTCAGCGCAGCCTGGAACTGGGACTGGAATTCGTGCTCGCCGATGTGCCGCTGCTGGCCGAGATCGTCATCGCCACCACCCGACCATGCCTCGTCGTGTCCTGCTATTCCACCGGGCTCGCGACCGCACGAGCCCTGTTCGGGACCGACACGGCCGCGATCGGCACCTCGATGATGCTGCAGGTCCTAGCGCCGTACCAGAACAGCAACCGGATCCCGCTGACCATCGTCGATGCCCTGCACACGGGCGGATACGTCCTGCCCGGCGAGCTCGCCGAGGTGACACCTGGGCCGCCAGCGACCACCCCCGTGAACGCGGAGTCCGGCACGAAGCCCGCCCGCACAAAGCCCACCGGCACGAAGGACCTGGGTCCGCTCATCGACGCCGTCACCTACTGCATGCAGTCCGAGACGGCCTCCCACCTACGGGGCAACGCGAGCGACTTCCTCGAATCGGCCGTCGGCGGTCAGGACATGAAGTACTTCAAACGCAAGCGTCTGACGAAGCTGGATCTGCCCGGACGCCTGGAGATTCCATCGCATCGCAAGGGGCTCAGCTCAGCCAAGCGACGTCTGCGCACGCAGGCGAAGCACGCTCAGCACATCCTGAAGACCTACGGGATCTCCATCGACGGCCCGAAGCTGGTCCCGAAGGTGAAGTCGACACTGAGCTCGAGGCTTGGAGGCGGAAGAGACCGATGA
- a CDS encoding DUF6716 putative glycosyltransferase, with translation MSIPDAHSVEPIRIVSVSDSESYLKWATQLLSSLPGVEAHVYLIDSPILPTAEQITHAIAGTAWAGRTIPVVTRTDLAHIITDHHADIVLGAATGPIVAQLFLTAHLLDHRPALVSGLPGMGLPASKKGMNYRRLMDAFITHSFAEVAQYTEVSALTQVPCEIYLTRLPMLRSTGIPQLVTPASAFQPDAGEASKPMQTEVPRTLVFAPQAKVPEALGDREAIVAALAEFASRHADSNAVIKMRSRPGEHETHHEQHSYVDIRKGLRDLGVPGTERIELGYGPLDDFLVPGAALVTVSSTAALEAFDRGIPTLLISDFGFDRNLLNEAFADSGATGSLAEVTAGTIGFPTSAWLAENYFHSDDGRLRHHLELLATRARAGQLPNRRSAVWKQKRLLIRAELRTMAPAPVVRAYRKLRYAR, from the coding sequence ATGTCGATACCTGATGCACATTCGGTCGAGCCGATCCGGATCGTCTCCGTCTCCGACTCCGAGTCCTACCTCAAATGGGCGACCCAGCTGCTGAGTTCCCTGCCCGGCGTCGAAGCCCACGTCTACCTCATCGACAGCCCGATTCTGCCCACCGCAGAGCAGATCACCCACGCTATCGCCGGCACCGCCTGGGCCGGCCGCACCATCCCCGTTGTCACCCGCACCGACCTGGCCCACATCATCACCGACCATCACGCCGACATTGTGCTCGGGGCCGCCACCGGGCCGATCGTCGCCCAGCTCTTCCTCACCGCGCACCTGCTCGATCACCGCCCAGCCCTGGTCTCCGGCCTACCCGGAATGGGGCTGCCCGCCAGCAAGAAGGGCATGAACTATCGCCGCCTGATGGATGCGTTCATCACCCATTCCTTCGCCGAGGTGGCCCAGTACACCGAGGTCAGTGCACTCACGCAGGTGCCCTGTGAGATCTACCTGACCCGCCTGCCCATGCTGCGCTCGACGGGGATCCCCCAGCTTGTCACTCCTGCGAGTGCATTCCAGCCCGACGCTGGTGAAGCATCCAAGCCTATGCAGACCGAAGTCCCCCGAACACTTGTGTTCGCTCCGCAGGCCAAGGTGCCCGAGGCGCTCGGTGATCGAGAAGCAATCGTGGCCGCGCTCGCCGAGTTCGCCTCACGTCACGCAGACTCGAACGCGGTCATCAAGATGCGTTCGCGGCCCGGTGAGCACGAAACGCATCACGAACAGCACTCGTACGTCGATATCCGCAAAGGCCTGCGTGATCTGGGTGTTCCTGGTACTGAGCGTATCGAGCTCGGCTATGGTCCACTGGACGACTTCCTCGTGCCCGGTGCCGCGCTGGTGACTGTGTCATCGACGGCGGCGTTGGAGGCCTTCGACCGCGGCATCCCCACCCTGCTGATCTCGGACTTCGGCTTCGACAGGAACCTGCTCAATGAGGCCTTCGCCGATTCCGGTGCCACCGGCAGCCTCGCCGAGGTGACGGCCGGGACCATCGGATTTCCCACCTCGGCGTGGCTGGCCGAGAATTACTTCCACTCCGACGACGGCAGACTTCGTCACCATCTGGAGCTCCTGGCCACACGTGCCAGGGCAGGTCAGCTGCCGAACCGGCGCAGCGCCGTGTGGAAGCAGAAGCGTCTGCTCATCCGCGCCGAGCTGCGCACCATGGCCCCGGCTCCGGTCGTTCGCGCCTACCGAAAACTGCGCTACGCGAGGTAA
- a CDS encoding GtrA family protein, translating into MEESLSARLRRLAAEAFKFLTVGGLGYIVDVGLSNVLAYGLGSIPPLLEGSPIKAKIVSTIIAMVVVWIGNKLWTYGDRTTDSNLRGILLFVAVNMAGMVISVIPLGVTWYLLDMRDQLTYNISTNIIGVGLAMFFRFYAYRTWVFKEASPAAEVVVEMDEPRRVPDDRN; encoded by the coding sequence ATGGAAGAGTCATTGTCGGCCCGGTTGCGGCGCCTCGCGGCGGAAGCGTTCAAATTCCTCACTGTCGGTGGTCTGGGATACATCGTCGACGTGGGGCTTTCCAACGTCCTCGCCTACGGCTTGGGCTCGATCCCTCCGCTGCTCGAGGGCAGTCCGATCAAAGCCAAGATCGTCTCCACCATCATCGCCATGGTCGTTGTGTGGATCGGCAATAAGCTCTGGACCTACGGGGATCGGACGACCGATTCGAACCTGCGCGGCATCCTGCTCTTCGTCGCCGTCAACATGGCCGGAATGGTCATCTCCGTCATCCCGCTGGGCGTGACCTGGTACCTGCTCGATATGCGTGACCAGCTGACCTACAACATCTCGACGAACATCATCGGCGTCGGACTGGCGATGTTCTTCCGCTTCTACGCCTACCGGACGTGGGTATTCAAGGAAGCATCACCGGCCGCCGAGGTCGTTGTCGAGATGGACGAGCCCCGCAGGGTTCCCGACGACCGGAACTGA
- a CDS encoding methionine ABC transporter ATP-binding protein, with amino-acid sequence MIELRSLRKVFSGTVALEEIDLSVPAGEIHGIVGRSGAGKSTLIRCLTGLDSPTSGTVAIDGVDLTDQSGSGLRQARRSIGMVFQHVNLLDSRTALHNVAHPLQIAGVSKSERLSKARELLEIVGLGDRVDNYPAQLSGGQKQRVGIARALAAEPKVLLCDEPTSALDATTTDQILGLIRSLRDRLGITVLIITHEMSVIREICDSVTLLADGRVAKTGTLAEVISEPGSDLSKDLVPLPPITLDEADTALVEVSLAGTSLPKVLTSAQSVGVGAEAILAGAVETIEGRQVGRIRFTVAGPAQSQELIAALDADGIYAEEAA; translated from the coding sequence GTGATCGAACTGCGCAGTCTGCGGAAGGTGTTCTCGGGCACCGTCGCTCTGGAGGAGATCGACCTGTCGGTCCCTGCCGGAGAGATCCACGGCATCGTCGGCCGCTCCGGCGCCGGCAAGTCCACACTCATCCGCTGCCTGACCGGACTCGATTCGCCGACGTCGGGCACGGTCGCCATCGACGGCGTCGACCTCACAGATCAGTCCGGCTCCGGTCTGCGTCAGGCCCGTCGCAGCATCGGCATGGTCTTCCAGCACGTGAATCTCCTCGATTCCCGTACCGCCCTGCACAACGTGGCCCACCCGCTGCAGATCGCTGGGGTCTCCAAGTCCGAACGCCTGTCCAAGGCGCGCGAGCTGCTGGAGATAGTCGGCCTCGGTGATCGTGTCGACAACTATCCCGCCCAGCTATCCGGCGGTCAGAAACAACGCGTGGGCATTGCCCGGGCGCTGGCCGCCGAACCCAAGGTGCTGCTGTGTGATGAGCCCACCTCGGCGCTGGATGCCACCACCACGGACCAGATCCTGGGCCTCATCCGCTCCCTTCGTGATCGCCTGGGCATCACCGTCCTCATCATCACCCACGAGATGTCCGTCATCCGCGAGATCTGCGATTCGGTGACCCTGTTGGCCGATGGTCGGGTGGCCAAGACAGGCACCCTCGCCGAGGTCATCTCCGAGCCCGGATCGGACCTGTCCAAGGATCTTGTGCCCCTTCCACCCATCACTTTGGACGAGGCGGACACCGCCCTCGTCGAGGTGTCGCTGGCCGGTACCAGCCTGCCCAAGGTCCTGACCAGTGCACAGTCGGTTGGGGTCGGCGCCGAGGCGATCCTCGCCGGTGCCGTCGAAACCATAGAGGGCAGGCAGGTCGGTCGGATCCGCTTCACGGTCGCAGGGCCGGCCCAGTCGCAGGAGCTCATCGCCGCACTGGACGCGGACGGAATCTACGCGGAGGAGGCGGCCTGA
- a CDS encoding methionine ABC transporter permease — MNDPTWFDNPAITQQMLPATIETLLMTLWSTGLAVLIGLPLGIWLFTTSKGGLKARPALHRMLSLIVDITRSIPFIILIIALIPFARFVVGSALGWQATVVSLTIGAIPFYARLVENSLREVSEGKVEAALMMGASNGQVIRQVFVPEAKPGLIGAATVTSVTLVSYTAMAGAVGGGGLGALAISYGYQRYQADTMLACIIVLVIIVALIQFIGDRLARVVDHR, encoded by the coding sequence ATGAACGACCCCACATGGTTCGACAACCCGGCGATCACGCAGCAGATGCTGCCCGCCACTATCGAGACCCTGCTGATGACCCTGTGGTCGACCGGCCTGGCCGTCCTCATCGGGCTGCCCCTGGGGATCTGGCTGTTCACCACATCGAAGGGCGGGCTCAAGGCTCGGCCCGCGCTCCACCGGATGCTCTCGCTCATCGTCGACATCACGCGCTCGATCCCGTTCATCATCCTCATCATCGCCCTCATCCCCTTCGCCCGTTTCGTGGTCGGTTCGGCCCTGGGCTGGCAGGCGACCGTGGTGTCCCTGACCATCGGTGCGATCCCCTTCTACGCCCGCCTCGTCGAGAACTCGCTGCGTGAGGTCTCCGAAGGCAAGGTCGAAGCTGCCCTGATGATGGGCGCCTCGAACGGTCAGGTGATCCGGCAGGTCTTCGTCCCCGAAGCGAAGCCCGGGCTCATCGGGGCCGCAACGGTGACCTCGGTGACCTTGGTGTCCTACACGGCCATGGCAGGCGCCGTGGGCGGCGGCGGTCTGGGAGCGCTGGCGATCTCGTACGGCTACCAGCGGTATCAGGCAGACACGATGCTCGCGTGCATCATCGTCCTCGTCATCATCGTCGCGCTCATCCAGTTCATCGGCGACCGGCTCGCTCGCGTCGTCGACCACCGCTGA
- a CDS encoding MetQ/NlpA family ABC transporter substrate-binding protein, whose translation MKIKLTALAASATLLLTGCGLVGGDTDSVGEEDGGITKLTIGATPVPQGDVLRFVDENLAEDAGLDLEVTEYTDYTLPNKALSDGDIDANYFQHKPYLDSEVEGQGYELTAFDPINLEPFALFSKSIKDVDDLPKGAKVGINNDPANQGRALKMLEEAKVITLKDGVDAVDAKLSDVEDNPKDVEFVEADAAQLARTLDDVDASVINGNNALEAGLSPAKDGIVLEDAKDNPYGNFLAARTANKDDENIKKLDELLHSPEVKKFIEDKWSDGSVLPSF comes from the coding sequence ATGAAGATCAAGCTCACCGCCCTCGCCGCGAGCGCGACCCTGCTGCTCACAGGCTGCGGCCTCGTCGGCGGCGACACCGATTCCGTGGGCGAGGAGGACGGCGGCATCACCAAGCTCACGATCGGCGCCACACCGGTGCCCCAGGGCGATGTCCTGCGCTTCGTCGACGAGAATCTCGCTGAGGATGCCGGTCTCGATCTCGAAGTCACCGAGTACACGGATTACACCCTGCCGAACAAGGCCCTGTCCGACGGTGACATCGACGCCAACTACTTCCAGCACAAGCCCTACCTCGATTCAGAGGTCGAGGGCCAAGGCTACGAACTCACCGCGTTCGACCCGATCAACCTCGAACCCTTCGCACTGTTCTCGAAGTCCATCAAGGACGTGGACGACCTGCCCAAGGGCGCAAAGGTCGGCATCAACAACGATCCTGCCAACCAGGGTCGTGCGCTGAAGATGCTCGAAGAGGCCAAGGTCATCACCCTCAAAGATGGCGTCGACGCGGTCGATGCGAAGCTCTCCGACGTCGAGGACAACCCGAAGGACGTCGAGTTCGTCGAGGCCGATGCCGCACAGCTGGCTCGCACCCTCGATGACGTCGACGCCTCGGTCATCAACGGCAACAACGCTCTGGAAGCCGGACTCAGCCCTGCCAAGGACGGAATCGTCCTCGAGGACGCCAAGGACAACCCCTACGGCAACTTCCTCGCCGCGCGCACCGCGAACAAGGACGATGAGAACATCAAGAAGCTCGACGAGCTGCTCCACTCCCCCGAGGTGAAGAAGTTCATCGAAGACAAGTGGTCAGACGGATCGGTGCTGCCTAGCTTCTGA
- a CDS encoding NAD(P)-binding domain-containing protein: MSRTIGIIGVGEIASAIVEGSCAGADHPDFLLSPRNAERSARLASDFDRVEVCESNQDVIDRSEHIILSVLPQQTEAVLAELDIPSDRTVISAIAGVSTQTLSPLLPQNPTIVRIIPLPPVRERRGVTAVFPAHAEVEDFFDTLGGSVVAETEELFSTLSATTATMSAYYAYLQTIADWLVGQGWDRNDAERIVRGQFAGLGNTLATTDASFSALVAGHETPGGLNEMLHREWLDEDNRDALAASLDRVFARVTGAE, from the coding sequence ATGAGCAGAACAATCGGAATCATCGGAGTCGGAGAGATCGCCTCGGCGATTGTGGAAGGATCGTGTGCCGGTGCCGACCACCCGGACTTCCTCCTCTCTCCGCGCAATGCCGAACGCTCGGCCCGACTGGCGAGTGACTTCGACCGGGTCGAGGTCTGCGAGAGCAATCAGGACGTCATTGATCGCAGTGAACACATCATCCTCTCCGTCCTCCCCCAGCAGACCGAGGCTGTGCTCGCCGAACTCGACATTCCCTCTGATCGCACAGTGATCAGCGCGATCGCGGGAGTCTCAACTCAGACACTGTCCCCGCTCCTGCCCCAGAACCCGACCATCGTTCGGATCATCCCGCTGCCGCCAGTGCGCGAGCGCCGCGGCGTCACCGCGGTCTTTCCCGCTCACGCCGAGGTCGAAGACTTCTTCGATACCCTCGGCGGGAGCGTGGTCGCAGAGACCGAGGAACTCTTCAGCACCCTCTCGGCCACGACCGCGACGATGTCGGCCTACTATGCCTATCTCCAGACGATCGCCGATTGGCTCGTGGGACAGGGATGGGACCGGAACGACGCCGAGCGCATCGTCCGCGGACAGTTCGCCGGCCTGGGCAACACCCTGGCAACCACCGACGCCTCGTTCTCCGCCCTGGTCGCCGGCCACGAAACTCCAGGTGGGCTCAACGAGATGCTCCACCGCGAGTGGCTGGATGAGGACAATCGTGATGCGCTGGCGGCATCACTCGACCGCGTCTTCGCGCGGGTGACCGGCGCCGAGTGA
- a CDS encoding antibiotic biosynthesis monooxygenase — MPQHSPITVSISRTVLPEHHRRFNAWVQAGQELARERDGYLGSGWVRTSPDSDEWHVLYRFADAKSLRSWDESEDRRWWIESASELVETTRVEHRTGIEGWFEPQGEESLTIPETVVPPRWKQAVSIFLPFFPLSLLSTLLLMPQLESWPTVLAVLLNICILTPLMTYIFLPASTRLLRPWLNKPRQ; from the coding sequence ATGCCTCAGCACTCTCCGATCACCGTGTCGATCTCTCGCACCGTCTTGCCCGAGCACCACCGCCGGTTCAATGCGTGGGTGCAGGCGGGACAGGAACTGGCCCGCGAGCGCGACGGGTATCTGGGATCCGGGTGGGTGAGAACATCCCCTGATTCGGACGAATGGCACGTGCTCTATCGGTTCGCCGATGCGAAATCGCTGCGCTCCTGGGACGAGTCCGAGGACAGGCGGTGGTGGATCGAGAGCGCATCCGAACTCGTCGAGACCACCCGGGTCGAACATCGGACGGGCATCGAGGGCTGGTTCGAGCCGCAGGGTGAGGAGAGTCTGACGATCCCCGAAACGGTCGTGCCTCCGCGGTGGAAGCAGGCAGTGAGCATCTTCCTGCCGTTCTTCCCACTGAGTCTGCTCTCGACGCTCCTCCTCATGCCGCAGCTGGAGAGCTGGCCGACAGTGCTGGCCGTCCTGCTCAACATCTGCATCCTCACACCCCTGATGACCTACATCTTCCTGCCGGCGAGCACCCGATTGCTGCGACCCTGGCTGAACAAGCCCCGCCAGTGA
- a CDS encoding formate--tetrahydrofolate ligase codes for MTIDLDIALNAELDPIVDVAAGLGLAQEDIVPYGWTKAKVPIDVLDRAAESNTDGKLILVTAMSPTPAGEGKTTTSIGLADGLNELARSKPEVGKAILALREPSMGPVFGMKGGAAGGGYAQVVPMEDINLHFTGDFAAIAAANNLAVTMLDNHIHHGNELDVDVRRIHIRRVVDLNDRELRGVVVGLGGINGGVPREDAFDIVVASEVMAVFCLSTSLTDLKERLGRIVLAHSRTREPITVSDIGAAGAMTALLRNALSPNLVQSLEHSPAFIHGGPFANIAHGCNSLLATRAAMTLGDWTVTEAGFGADLGAEKFLDIKCRTAGIWPSAVVVVATLRALKYHGGVEVKDVQTPNTEAILGGMVNLEHHCDNLLNIYGLTPVVCFNRFPTDTDEEMAAAISHLRSKGISAVESTHWADGGKGALALAEAVVEAAGGAGNAGAAVDDGSFFVGGVASGDAEAPAAGSSAPGPQGQYSYELDRPLEEKIRTIAQRIYSAADVDLPTKVKRKLKQFTDEGYGDAPICIAKTQYSLSTDASLRGAPKDHIIAVKDVRLSAGAGFVVVIAGDIMTMPGLPKVPSALTIDVTEDGNITGLF; via the coding sequence ATGACCATAGATCTCGATATTGCGCTCAACGCCGAGCTCGATCCCATCGTCGATGTCGCCGCTGGACTGGGCTTGGCACAAGAGGACATCGTCCCCTACGGATGGACCAAGGCCAAGGTCCCCATCGACGTTCTCGACAGAGCAGCCGAATCCAACACCGACGGCAAACTCATCCTCGTCACCGCCATGAGCCCAACACCGGCGGGCGAGGGCAAGACCACGACGAGCATCGGACTGGCCGATGGGCTCAACGAACTCGCACGCTCGAAACCCGAAGTCGGCAAGGCCATCCTCGCCCTGCGTGAGCCCAGCATGGGGCCGGTCTTCGGGATGAAGGGCGGAGCAGCCGGCGGCGGATACGCCCAGGTGGTGCCGATGGAGGACATCAACCTCCACTTCACCGGCGACTTCGCGGCCATCGCCGCGGCGAACAACCTGGCCGTGACCATGCTCGACAACCACATCCACCACGGCAACGAACTCGACGTCGACGTCAGGCGCATCCACATCCGCCGCGTCGTCGACCTCAACGATCGGGAGCTGCGCGGAGTCGTCGTCGGACTCGGCGGTATCAACGGGGGAGTGCCCCGCGAGGATGCCTTCGACATCGTCGTCGCCAGCGAGGTCATGGCGGTCTTCTGCCTGTCCACCTCGTTGACCGACCTCAAGGAGCGCCTGGGTCGAATCGTCCTCGCCCACAGCCGGACACGTGAACCCATCACGGTCTCCGACATCGGTGCTGCCGGGGCAATGACCGCACTGCTGCGCAATGCGCTCTCGCCCAATCTGGTCCAGAGCCTGGAGCATTCGCCGGCGTTCATCCACGGCGGTCCCTTCGCCAACATCGCCCACGGCTGCAACAGCCTGCTGGCGACGAGGGCGGCGATGACGTTGGGCGACTGGACCGTGACCGAGGCCGGCTTCGGTGCCGACCTGGGTGCCGAGAAATTCCTCGACATCAAGTGCCGCACCGCAGGCATCTGGCCCTCGGCTGTGGTCGTCGTGGCCACCTTGCGTGCGCTGAAGTACCACGGTGGTGTCGAGGTCAAGGACGTGCAGACGCCCAACACCGAGGCGATCCTCGGCGGTATGGTCAACCTCGAGCACCACTGCGACAATCTGCTCAATATCTATGGGCTGACCCCGGTCGTGTGCTTCAACCGGTTCCCCACAGACACCGACGAGGAGATGGCCGCTGCGATCAGCCATCTGCGCTCGAAGGGCATCTCAGCTGTCGAGTCGACCCACTGGGCCGATGGCGGCAAGGGTGCGTTGGCACTGGCCGAGGCGGTCGTCGAAGCTGCCGGAGGTGCGGGGAATGCAGGGGCGGCTGTCGATGACGGTTCGTTCTTCGTCGGAGGCGTTGCATCCGGAGACGCCGAGGCCCCCGCGGCGGGTTCCTCGGCACCAGGACCACAGGGGCAGTACAGCTACGAATTGGACCGTCCGCTGGAGGAGAAGATCCGCACGATCGCACAGCGAATCTACAGTGCCGCCGACGTCGACCTGCCGACCAAGGTCAAACGTAAGCTCAAGCAGTTCACGGACGAAGGCTATGGCGATGCGCCGATCTGCATCGCCAAGACCCAGTACTCACTGAGCACCGATGCCAGCCTGCGGGGAGCACCGAAGGATCACATCATCGCGGTCAAAGACGTGCGACTCTCTGCCGGTGCCGGCTTCGTGGTCGTCATCGCCGGTGACATCATGACGATGCCCGGCCTGCCCAAGGTGCCCTCGGCGCTGACAATCGACGTCACCGAGGACGGCAACATCACCGGACTGTTCTGA
- the galE gene encoding UDP-glucose 4-epimerase GalE: MSVLVTGGAGYIGSHVVRLLSERGDDVLVVDDLSTGIESRVTGLPIVNLDLAASDAEDRLVAAIEEHSVDSIIHFAAKKQVGESVEEPIMYYRQNVGGLTNVLAAAERSGIESLVFSSSAATYGMPDVDMVGEDLDCRPINPYGQTKLIGEWMIDNAITSATMRGQKFNAVKLRYFNVAGAGWSDLADTAVMNLIPIVLGRIADGKAPIIFGDDYDTADGTCIRDYVHVKDLAEAHIAALDYMKSGATSETVFNVGTGTGASVKEVIDAIAEATGREIVPEMGERRAGDPPALVADVSRISALLSWKAEFDLDEIVASAVEAAGMLPEE; encoded by the coding sequence ATGAGTGTTCTGGTGACCGGAGGTGCCGGATACATCGGCTCCCACGTAGTGCGGCTGCTGTCGGAGCGCGGCGATGACGTGCTCGTCGTCGACGACCTCTCCACCGGGATCGAAAGTCGAGTCACCGGTCTGCCGATCGTCAACCTCGACCTTGCCGCCTCCGACGCCGAAGACCGCCTCGTTGCCGCAATCGAAGAGCACTCGGTGGACTCGATCATCCACTTCGCCGCGAAGAAGCAGGTGGGCGAATCGGTCGAAGAACCGATCATGTACTACCGCCAGAACGTCGGTGGACTGACGAATGTTCTGGCAGCCGCCGAACGCTCCGGCATCGAATCCCTGGTCTTCTCATCATCGGCCGCGACCTATGGCATGCCCGATGTCGACATGGTCGGCGAGGATCTCGACTGCCGACCGATCAACCCTTACGGCCAGACGAAGCTCATCGGCGAGTGGATGATCGACAATGCGATCACCTCGGCGACAATGCGCGGTCAGAAGTTCAACGCTGTGAAGCTGCGTTACTTCAACGTCGCCGGTGCCGGCTGGTCAGACCTCGCCGACACCGCCGTCATGAACCTCATCCCGATCGTCCTCGGCCGTATCGCCGACGGCAAGGCCCCCATCATCTTCGGCGACGACTATGACACCGCCGACGGCACCTGCATCCGCGACTACGTCCACGTCAAGGACCTCGCCGAGGCCCACATCGCCGCGCTCGACTACATGAAGTCCGGGGCCACCTCGGAGACGGTGTTCAATGTGGGCACCGGAACGGGAGCGTCCGTCAAGGAAGTCATCGACGCCATCGCCGAGGCGACCGGACGTGAGATCGTGCCCGAGATGGGTGAGCGTCGTGCAGGAGATCCTCCCGCACTCGTCGCCGACGTGTCCCGGATCTCCGCGCTGCTGAGCTGGAAGGCCGAGTTCGACCTCGACGAGATCGTGGCCAGCGCCGTCGAAGCAGCCGGAATGCTGCCGGAGGAGTAG